Proteins encoded in a region of the Planococcus citri chromosome 1, ihPlaCitr1.1, whole genome shotgun sequence genome:
- the LOC135833472 gene encoding uncharacterized protein LOC135833472 isoform X2 → MKRFLSELLVIILFVNCVQLQPKNYGPNKQIHIIQKCLQTEGLPLNAVPETLCLADREKVARCIIHEQLVKKMKMNSSIYPFKYTSD, encoded by the exons ATGAAACGCTTTCTTTCCGAACTCCTCGTCATTATTCTTTTTG TCAACTGTGTCCAACTCCAACCAAAGAATTATGGACCGAATAAA CAAATTCATATCATACAGAAATGCCTTCAAACGGAAGGATTACCATTAAATGCAGTACCAGAGACTTTATGCTTAGCTGATAGGGAAAAAGTCGCAAGATGCATAATACATGAACAA TtggtgaagaaaatgaaaatgaacagtTCAATATACCCGTTCAAGTATACATCGGACTGA
- the LOC135833473 gene encoding uncharacterized protein LOC135833473: MKRSLDRLLIFIFCAYYVQLAYSKTPQYLSKPPTPFYNTETMLMCLRRVGLPPESKLWELPQNKKDRVVVCLRNISWDILGRLPSKKSHRIQISSEFRCEEPNWMEWNKFCA; encoded by the exons ATGAAACGGTCACTTGACCGACtccttattttcattttttgcg cCTACTATGTCCAACTGGCTTATTCGAAGACTCCTCAATACCTAAGTAAGCCGCCGACTcct ttctaCAATACCGAAACAATGCTGATGTGCCTTAGAAGAGTAGGATTACCACCAGAGTCAAAACTATGGGAGCTGCCCCAAAACAAAAAGGATAGAGTGGTAGTTTGCCTAAGAAATATCAgc TGGGATATTTTGGGTCGTCTTCCATCCAAGAAGTCGCACCGAATTCAGATATCTTCAGAGTTCAGATGTGAAGAGCCAAACTGGATGGAATGGAATAAGTTCTGTGCCTGA
- the LOC135833472 gene encoding uncharacterized protein LOC135833472 isoform X1, which yields MKQFLSELLVIIFFVNCVQLEDYVPNTELNLHIIQKCLEEEGLPLNALPWQLCPTDKEKVKACIRSEHLERMKMSSQLYTFKWKKDFDDASAHFKFKNKEHME from the exons atgaaacaatttcttTCCGAGCTCcttgtcatcattttttttg tcAACTGTGTCCAACTAGAGGATTATGTACCTAATACG gaGCTAAATCTTCATATCATACAGAAATGCCTTGAAGAAGAAGGATTACCATTAAATGCATTACCATGGCAATTATGCCCTACTGATAAGGAAAAAGTCAAAGCCTGCATAAGAAGTGAACAC TTAGAGAGAATGAAAATGAGCAGTCAATTGTACACGTTCAAGTGGAAAAAGGACTTCGACGACGCATCGGctcatttcaaattcaagaataAAGAACACATGGAATAA